In Argiope bruennichi chromosome X1, qqArgBrue1.1, whole genome shotgun sequence, a single window of DNA contains:
- the LOC129959245 gene encoding uncharacterized protein LOC129959245: protein MFLKQEQRSWIKIERARGRTARQCHLGLQEACGESALPYRIIARWVKAFNEGRQNVAEVHAVAQHPIDKATAVFREGVVAVTALMNSDRCQTIHELTRQTRFAHTTVLHILKECLGMRKIASRWVPHHLTEIQK, encoded by the exons atgtttttaaaacaagaacAAAGAAGTTGGATAAAAATTGAACGTGCCAGAGGTCGTACAGCACGACAATGTCATCTAGGGCTACAAGAGGCTTGCGGGGAATCTGCTTTGCCTTACAGAATTATTGCAAGATGGGTAAAAGCTTTCAATGAAGGACGCCAAAATGTGGCAGAAGTGCATGCTGTTGCACAACACCCGATAGACAAGGCCACTGCGGTCTTCCGTGAA GGGGTTGTGGCTGTTACCGCACTAATGAACAGTGATCGATGCCAGACCATTCATGAGCTGACCCGACAGACAAGGTTTGCGCATACAACTGTGCTGCACATTTTGAAGGAATGTCTGGGCATGAGAAAAATTGCTTCACGATGGGTTCCACATCATTTGACGGAAATACAGAAATGA